In Pseudomonas sp. Leaf58, one DNA window encodes the following:
- a CDS encoding glutaredoxin family protein: MLPECQLFGTLGCHLCEVAEAVLMPFVDHGLLVELVDIAESEPLFERYGLIIPVLRRRDNGAELHWPFDAEQVVAFLGQ; encoded by the coding sequence ATGCTGCCTGAATGCCAATTGTTCGGCACCCTCGGCTGCCACCTGTGCGAAGTGGCCGAAGCCGTGCTGATGCCTTTCGTCGATCATGGCCTGTTGGTGGAGTTGGTCGATATCGCCGAGAGCGAGCCCTTGTTCGAGCGTTATGGCCTGATCATTCCGGTGCTGCGGCGCCGCGATAACGGCGCAGAGCTGCACTGGCCGTTCGATGCCGAACAGGTGGTGGCGTTTCTTGGGCAATGA
- a CDS encoding D-Ala-D-Ala carboxypeptidase family metallohydrolase, which produces MLITPHFTLNEMTVSQLAAREGLDNTPLAEARANLQLLCCALEQVRALFGEPIIVSSGYRSARVNQLIGGAPNSQHLHGLAADFTVMEVSPRETMRRITESTVPFDQLILEFDSWVHLSVTRGTPRRQVLTIRKGTGYLPGLQ; this is translated from the coding sequence ATGTTGATCACCCCACATTTCACGCTCAATGAGATGACCGTTTCCCAGCTCGCCGCCAGGGAAGGGCTCGATAACACCCCGCTTGCCGAAGCCAGGGCCAACCTGCAGCTGTTGTGTTGCGCCCTCGAACAGGTGCGTGCACTGTTTGGCGAGCCAATCATCGTCAGCAGCGGCTATCGCAGCGCGAGGGTCAACCAGCTGATCGGTGGTGCCCCGAACAGCCAGCATCTACATGGCCTGGCGGCAGATTTCACGGTGATGGAAGTCAGCCCGCGGGAAACCATGCGCCGGATCACCGAAAGTACCGTGCCCTTTGACCAACTCATCCTGGAGTTTGACAGCTGGGTGCATCTGTCGGTGACGCGTGGCACGCCGCGGCGGCAGGTGTTGACCATCCGTAAAGGCACCGGCTACCTGCCGGGGTTGCAATGA
- a CDS encoding pseudouridine synthase, which translates to MTPPFDPAHQQASTVCLPPGNWATVLDCLCDHFTAIDRVQWLDRFARGRVLDAEGRAVAAELAYKRGMRLHYFREVPNERPIPVQEAVLHVDEHLVVADKPHFLPVTPTGEYVEQTLLRRLIRRLGNPHLVPLHRIDRHTAGLVLFSANPQSRSAYQRLFPERRIDKRYQAIAAAMAQHDFPLVHKSRLVHGEPFFRMHEVEGEANSETLADVLEKNGELWRYGLSPVTGKTHQLRVHMAALGAGISNDPFYPQLLNEQDDYQRPLKLLAHSLRFEDPLSGEERYFESRLRLDW; encoded by the coding sequence ATGACCCCGCCATTCGACCCCGCCCACCAGCAAGCCAGCACGGTGTGCCTACCGCCCGGTAACTGGGCGACGGTGCTTGACTGCCTGTGTGATCATTTCACGGCCATCGACCGGGTTCAGTGGCTCGACCGCTTCGCCCGTGGCCGGGTGCTGGACGCCGAGGGGCGGGCGGTAGCGGCCGAGCTGGCCTATAAGCGCGGTATGCGTCTGCATTACTTCCGCGAAGTGCCGAACGAGCGGCCGATTCCGGTGCAGGAGGCGGTGCTGCATGTGGATGAGCACCTGGTGGTGGCCGACAAACCGCACTTCCTGCCGGTGACACCGACCGGTGAATATGTCGAGCAGACGTTGCTACGCCGCCTGATCCGCCGCCTGGGCAACCCGCACTTGGTGCCGTTGCACCGTATCGACCGGCATACCGCTGGGCTCGTGCTGTTTTCCGCCAACCCCCAGAGCCGCAGTGCCTACCAGCGGCTATTCCCTGAACGGCGCATCGACAAGCGCTACCAGGCCATCGCCGCAGCCATGGCTCAGCATGATTTTCCACTGGTGCACAAAAGCCGCCTGGTGCATGGCGAACCGTTTTTCCGCATGCACGAAGTAGAGGGGGAGGCTAACAGCGAAACCTTGGCCGACGTACTGGAGAAGAATGGCGAGCTGTGGCGTTATGGCTTGTCGCCAGTGACCGGCAAGACCCATCAGTTGCGCGTGCACATGGCGGCATTGGGGGCGGGGATCAGCAACGATCCGTTCTATCCGCAATTGCTCAACGAACAGGACGATTACCAGCGGCCGCTGAAATTGCTGGCGCACAGCCTGCGTTTCGAGGACCCATTGAGTGGGGAGGAACGCTACTTCGAGAGCCGCTTGCGTCTGGATTGGTAA
- a CDS encoding PAS domain-containing methyl-accepting chemotaxis protein — MRNNQPITQRERTFPAQQRLISTTNAKGVITYCNDAFIEISGFTREELTGAPHNLVRHPDVPSAVFAHMWQTLKQGEPWMGIVKNRCKSGDHYWVNAYVTPIFDKNQVVGFESVRVKPTAEQIRRAEALYQRINQGKPPVPRRDKWLPVLQDWLPFILISQVGFLIGNWLGHSWGFALAAGLSVPLGLLGLGWQQRGLKRLLRLAEQTTSDPLIAQMFTDSRGVQARLEMAMLSQDARMKTCLTRLQDSAENLSEQARQSDALAHQSSSGLERQRVETEQVAAAVNQMAATTQEVANHVQRTADATQEANRLTSQGRQIAGETREAIERLSAAVGETGQTVTQLAKDSDEIGGVVDVIKGIADQTNLLALNAAIEAARAGEMGRGFAVVADEVRQLAQRTAESTGQIHSLIAKLQQTASNAVLTMETGHRQAQEGVDRVMQADEALVGISEAVANITDMATQIAAATEEQTAVADEISRNISTIAELADQTAEQAQHSALLSEALTSTAGSQYSLVERFNR; from the coding sequence ATGCGTAATAACCAGCCGATTACCCAGAGAGAACGGACTTTCCCTGCCCAGCAGCGGTTGATCTCCACCACCAACGCCAAAGGTGTGATCACTTATTGCAACGATGCTTTCATCGAAATCAGTGGGTTCACCCGTGAAGAGCTGACCGGTGCGCCGCACAACCTGGTGCGCCACCCCGACGTGCCGTCTGCGGTGTTCGCCCACATGTGGCAAACCCTCAAGCAGGGCGAACCCTGGATGGGCATCGTCAAGAACCGCTGCAAGTCTGGCGACCACTACTGGGTCAACGCCTATGTCACGCCGATCTTCGACAAAAACCAGGTCGTCGGCTTCGAATCGGTGCGGGTCAAACCCACCGCCGAACAGATCCGCCGCGCCGAGGCGTTGTACCAGCGCATCAACCAGGGCAAACCGCCGGTACCGCGCCGGGACAAGTGGCTGCCAGTGCTGCAGGACTGGCTGCCGTTCATCCTGATCAGCCAAGTGGGCTTCCTGATCGGCAACTGGCTGGGCCACTCCTGGGGCTTCGCCCTGGCCGCTGGGCTTTCCGTACCGCTGGGCCTGCTTGGCCTAGGCTGGCAGCAGCGCGGCTTGAAACGCCTGCTGCGCCTGGCCGAACAGACCACCTCCGACCCGCTGATCGCGCAGATGTTCACCGACAGCCGTGGTGTGCAGGCGCGCCTGGAAATGGCCATGCTCAGCCAGGATGCGCGCATGAAAACCTGCCTGACGCGCTTGCAGGACAGCGCCGAAAACCTCAGCGAGCAGGCGCGCCAGTCCGACGCCTTGGCGCACCAGAGCTCTTCGGGGCTGGAACGCCAGCGGGTAGAGACCGAGCAGGTCGCCGCCGCGGTCAACCAGATGGCCGCCACCACCCAGGAAGTGGCCAACCACGTGCAGCGTACCGCCGATGCCACCCAGGAAGCTAACCGTTTGACCAGCCAGGGCCGGCAGATTGCCGGGGAAACCCGCGAGGCCATCGAGCGCCTTTCGGCGGCTGTGGGTGAGACTGGCCAAACAGTCACGCAGCTGGCCAAGGACAGCGACGAGATTGGTGGCGTGGTCGATGTGATCAAGGGTATCGCCGACCAGACCAACCTGCTGGCGCTGAACGCGGCCATCGAAGCGGCGCGTGCCGGTGAAATGGGCCGCGGCTTTGCCGTGGTGGCCGATGAAGTACGCCAGTTGGCCCAACGCACCGCCGAGTCCACCGGGCAAATCCACAGCCTGATCGCCAAGCTGCAACAAACGGCCAGCAATGCCGTGCTGACCATGGAAACCGGCCACCGCCAGGCGCAAGAAGGCGTCGACCGGGTAATGCAGGCCGACGAAGCTCTGGTGGGGATTAGCGAAGCAGTGGCCAACATCACCGACATGGCCACCCAGATCGCTGCGGCGACCGAAGAGCAAACCGCAGTGGCCGATGAGATCAGCCGCAATATCAGCACCATCGCCGAACTGGCCGACCAAACCGCCGAACAGGCCCAACACTCGGCACTACTCAGCGAAGCGCTGACCAGCACCGCGGGTAGCCAGTACTCGCTGGTGGAGCGGTTCAACCGCTAA
- the acnA gene encoding aconitate hydratase AcnA, whose translation MPSLDSLNTLKPLKVGDQTYHYFSLTEAARQLGDLQRLPMSLKVLLENLLRWEDGKTVTGDDLRAIAQWLGERRSDREIQYRPARVLMQDFTGVPAVVDLAAMRAAMAKAGGDPQRINPLSPVDLVIDHSVMVDRYGTPQAFGENVDIEMQRNGERYAFLRWGQSAFDNFRVVPPGTGICHQVNLEYLGRTVWTREADGRTYAFPDTLVGTDSHTTMINGLGVLGWGVGGIEAEAAMLGQPVSMLIPEVIGFKLTGKLREGITATDLVLTVTQMLRKKGVVGKFVEFYGDGLAQLPLADRATIANMAPEYGATCGFFPVDQVTLDYLRLSGRPEATVQLVEQYCKAQGLWRLPGQEPLFSDSLALDLHEVEASLAGPKRPQDRVALGQVRQAFDHFLELQPKPLAKEVGRLESEGGGGVAVGNADQAGEIDYNHQGQTHTLRDGAVVIAAITSCTNTSNPSVMMAAGLVAKKAMEKGLQRKPWVKSSLAPGSKVVTDYFKAAGLSPYLDQLGFDLVGYGCTTCIGNSGPLDEAIEKAIGSADLTVASVLSGNRNFEGRVHPLVKTNWLASPPLVVAYALAGTVRLDLTCDPLGTGKDGQPVYLRDIWPSQAEIAAAVAKVDTAMFHKEYAEVFAGDAQWQAIEVPQAATYVWQPDSTYIQHPPFFDDIGGPPPPIADIHGARVLALLGDSVTTDHISPAGNIKADSPAGRYLREQGVEPRDFNSYGSRRGNHQVMMRGTFANIRIRNEMLAGEEGGNTLHVPSGEKLSIYDAAMRYQQSGTPLVVIAGQEYGTGSSRDWAAKGTNLLGVKAVLAESFERIHRSNLVGMGVLPLQFKAGHTRKQLGLTGTEQIDVLGLDGAQIRPGMSLSLRITREDGKQEQIEVLCRIDTLNEVEYFKAGGILHFVLRQMIAG comes from the coding sequence ATGCCCTCGCTCGATAGCCTGAACACCCTCAAGCCGCTCAAGGTCGGCGACCAGACCTACCACTACTTCAGCCTCACCGAAGCCGCCCGCCAGTTGGGCGACCTGCAGCGCCTGCCCATGTCGCTGAAAGTGCTCCTGGAAAACTTGCTGCGCTGGGAGGACGGCAAAACCGTCACTGGCGACGACCTGCGTGCCATCGCCCAGTGGCTGGGCGAACGGCGCTCGGACCGCGAAATCCAGTACCGCCCGGCACGGGTGCTGATGCAGGACTTCACCGGCGTGCCGGCTGTGGTCGACCTGGCCGCCATGCGCGCAGCCATGGCCAAGGCCGGTGGCGACCCGCAGCGGATCAACCCCCTGTCACCGGTGGACCTGGTAATCGACCACTCGGTGATGGTCGACCGCTACGGCACGCCGCAGGCCTTCGGCGAAAACGTCGACATCGAAATGCAGCGCAACGGCGAGCGCTACGCCTTCCTGCGTTGGGGCCAGAGCGCTTTCGACAACTTCCGCGTGGTACCGCCGGGCACCGGCATTTGCCACCAAGTCAACCTGGAATACTTGGGCCGCACAGTCTGGACTCGAGAAGCCGATGGCCGCACCTACGCCTTCCCCGACACCCTGGTCGGTACCGATTCGCACACCACCATGATCAATGGCCTGGGCGTGCTCGGCTGGGGCGTAGGCGGCATCGAAGCAGAGGCGGCCATGCTCGGCCAGCCGGTGTCGATGCTGATCCCGGAAGTCATCGGCTTCAAGCTGACCGGCAAACTGCGCGAAGGTATCACCGCCACCGACCTGGTGTTGACGGTGACGCAGATGCTGCGCAAGAAAGGCGTGGTGGGTAAGTTCGTCGAGTTTTACGGCGACGGCCTGGCTCAGCTGCCCCTGGCCGACCGTGCAACCATCGCCAACATGGCCCCGGAATATGGCGCCACCTGTGGCTTCTTCCCGGTCGACCAAGTCACCCTCGACTACCTGCGCCTGTCCGGCCGCCCCGAGGCGACTGTGCAGCTGGTCGAGCAGTACTGTAAAGCCCAGGGCCTATGGCGGCTGCCGGGTCAAGAGCCACTGTTCAGCGACAGCCTGGCGCTGGACCTGCACGAGGTCGAGGCCAGCCTCGCCGGGCCAAAGCGGCCGCAGGACCGGGTGGCCCTGGGCCAGGTCCGCCAGGCCTTCGACCACTTCCTCGAACTGCAACCCAAACCGCTGGCCAAAGAGGTCGGCCGCCTGGAAAGCGAAGGTGGCGGCGGCGTGGCGGTGGGCAACGCCGACCAGGCCGGGGAGATCGACTACAACCATCAAGGCCAAACCCACACCCTGCGCGATGGCGCCGTCGTCATTGCCGCAATCACGTCGTGTACCAACACCTCCAACCCCAGCGTGATGATGGCCGCCGGGCTAGTGGCGAAAAAAGCAATGGAAAAAGGCCTGCAACGCAAGCCCTGGGTCAAGAGCTCGCTGGCGCCGGGCTCCAAGGTGGTCACCGACTACTTCAAGGCAGCCGGGCTCAGCCCATACCTCGACCAGTTGGGTTTCGACCTGGTCGGTTATGGCTGCACCACCTGTATCGGCAACTCCGGCCCGCTGGATGAAGCGATCGAGAAGGCCATTGGCAGCGCCGACCTCACCGTGGCCTCGGTGTTATCGGGCAACCGCAACTTCGAAGGCCGTGTGCACCCGCTGGTCAAGACCAATTGGCTAGCCTCGCCGCCGCTGGTGGTGGCCTACGCCCTGGCCGGCACGGTGCGCCTGGACCTCACCTGCGACCCGCTAGGCACCGGCAAGGACGGCCAACCGGTGTACCTGCGCGACATTTGGCCCAGCCAGGCGGAAATCGCCGCTGCCGTGGCTAAGGTCGACACGGCGATGTTCCACAAGGAATACGCCGAAGTGTTCGCCGGCGATGCGCAATGGCAGGCCATCGAAGTACCGCAGGCGGCCACCTACGTGTGGCAGCCCGACTCTACCTATATCCAGCACCCACCGTTCTTCGACGACATCGGTGGGCCGCCCCCGCCAATCGCCGACATTCACGGCGCGCGGGTTCTGGCGCTGCTGGGTGACTCGGTGACCACCGACCACATTTCCCCGGCCGGCAACATCAAGGCCGACAGCCCAGCCGGGCGTTACCTGCGTGAACAGGGCGTTGAGCCACGCGACTTCAACTCCTACGGCTCACGGCGTGGCAACCATCAAGTGATGATGCGCGGCACCTTCGCCAACATCCGTATCCGTAACGAAATGCTGGCGGGCGAAGAAGGTGGCAACACCCTGCATGTACCTAGCGGCGAGAAGTTGTCGATCTACGACGCAGCGATGCGCTACCAGCAGTCAGGCACCCCACTGGTGGTGATCGCCGGCCAGGAGTACGGCACCGGCTCGAGCCGCGACTGGGCGGCCAAGGGCACCAACCTGCTGGGGGTCAAGGCGGTACTGGCGGAAAGCTTCGAGCGCATTCACCGCTCCAACTTAGTGGGCATGGGCGTGTTGCCGCTGCAGTTCAAGGCTGGGCACACCCGTAAGCAACTGGGGCTTACCGGCACAGAGCAGATCGATGTGCTGGGCTTGGATGGTGCTCAAATCCGCCCAGGGATGAGCCTGTCACTGCGCATTACCCGCGAGGACGGCAAGCAAGAGCAGATCGAGGTGCTGTGCCGCATCGATACTTTGAATGAAGTGGAGTACTTCAAGGCTGGTGGGATTCTGCATTTTGTGCTGCGCCAGATGATTGCGGGCTGA